CGCGGCCGGTAAACTTAGATCAACAGTCAGCTCTTAAAGGGACAGTCCAAACAAACGTCTTCATACCAAACTACAGGCAGAGTACTCTGTATACACACGGTCATAATAATACTACGACTAATGTACACAGAGGCTGGGGGGGgagtacggtggccctgaaggacAAAACACAAGatttcacaaaacacaaaatgtgtAGGAAGGATGGAAAGAAGACAGAGGGATGGACGAAAGGAAGGTAGATGTAAGtaaggagagagggagtgaggacgcaaggatggaaggaaagaaaaggaagaatgAATATGGATggaaagagggaaggagagagtacagagaaagggaggaaaGGACTACGGTGGCCATGAAGGACAAACTCAACATCTCAGAAAACGCAAAATGTGAACCGTGTTTTCTTGTTGGGGTGCGTTTGTTTCCGTGTCTCAGTAACGTGTGTGGGGGGTGTTTGTTTCCGTGTCTCAGTAACGTGTGTGGGGGGTGTTTGTTTCCGTGTCTCAGTAACGTGTGTGGGGTGTGCTTGTTTCGTGCTGCAGGCCGTCCTGAAGGGGAACATCAGCGTGCTAGAGGAGAAGGTGGAGCTTCTGCATCAGAGGGAGGCCAACCTGACGGCTCACATCTCTCTGCAGGACGGTAGGAACACACTGTTACCATGgctactagggttgggtatggtttggttttttctgataccggtgctaaagcggtacttttaaaacggtgccggtgcctaaacggtgcctgaaccgatactttttaagaaagttaaaagaaaaagaagaaaaaaaagaaaggtactaaacaacagtcggcgacatttaagaacaacttgttgattactacggccatatggtcaaaattaaatgatttaatagtaatgtaataactattaaattttacttatttttaactttatttaactttatttataactttatttaacttataataaacaataacttatttcaccagtaaattcctgttgaatgacaaaaacaaccaccagatgggaaaagggtattttacaataactttgaatgcaccgcgaggctgtaggttaccagtttcagtgaacgctCCGTCTGTGTTTCTCCGATGTCGtcatctgctgctgcagagcagactgttgaaatacagtcagacTTTACACTGTtcaacgttagctgtcagcatttaacctgtttaatccagctgctagctaaagctaggctaacgttacctgctggtGAGTGGAGTGGAAAGTCAGGCGCCGAAATAAGGCACCCAAATTTTccttcttattcggtctcgttactaccgtttaggtcaGAACCGGTGCCCtgttggtacccaaccctaatggcTACCGGCTGCAGGACGGTAGGAACACACTGTTACCATGGCTACCGGCTGCAGCACGGTAGGAAAAGCTCCATCACTGCTGCCATGAAAGGAGACTTTCTCCACCGCTGCCACCACTGGTATTCTTAGCTCCCCCCCCACACTGTTACCATGGCTACGGGCTGTGAGTCAgagtaaataaatacacaggATTGAAACAACAGGAATGTgtttttagagagagagagagagagagagagggacagagagagggagagagggagagagggagggagagagagagggagagagggagagagagaggaagagggagagatagagagagggagagagagagagagggacagagagagggagagagagacagaaagagagagagaaagagagagagagacagagagagggacagagagagggagagagagacagaaagagagagagaaagagagagagagacagagagagagagagaaagagggagagagacagagagagacagggagagtctGTTTTTAATTATCAGTTAAAAAACcacagaaaaatataaaatgtttctCAGATTCAACCGAAGTTTCAGCTGGAAAACTGTAATCATCGTGAGAAGGACGAGAGGAAATCAGGAGATAGAGAtatgaaaggaaggaaggaaggaaggaaagagagagagaaggaatgaAAAACTGTCAGGCAGTCTTTACAACTGTTACTTTTACTCTCGTCTCACATTTCCAGACCACAGCGTAGGCAACAAATATCCTAAATTCATAAATATACATCTTAAAACCCCACACATTTATAGAAATTTATTGAAAAGATTTCTGGATATAGAAAGGATATACAATCCTCTATCCCAGACtctaacatatatatatatatatatatatatatatatatacgccaCGTGGCGTGGCGTAGCatggcgtggcgtggcgtgacGTGGCGTGGCGTGAcgtggcgtggcgtggcgtgacGTGGCGTAGCGTGGCGTGATGTGGCGTGGCGTGAcgtggcgtggcgtggcgtgacGTGGCGTGGCGTAGCGTGGCGTGATGTGGCGTGATGTGGCGTGATgtggcgtggcgtggcgtggcgtggcgtggcgtggcgtggcgtggcgtggcgtggtgtggcgtggcgtggcgtggcgtggtGTGGCGTGGCGTGGCGTAGCGTGGCGTGATGTGGCGTGATGTGGCGTGATgtggcgtggcgtggcgtggcgtggcgtggcgtggcgtggcgtggcgtggcgtggcgtggcgtggcgtggcgtggcgtggcgtggcgtggcgtggcgtggcgtggtAGGGAGTAGCGTGGAGTCAAGCGGGACCACTGCGGCAGCTGATTAGTTGCCACCAAGGCGAGAAGGACTACAGGGAATAAGCTCATGGGAGATTAGTTAGTAACAGGGTAGGGTTGCTATGGAAGTATCTTAATATAATAACAGATGTTCACTACAACTAATCATCAGTTATTTTTGAGCCTCATTAAAATCTTATTTTTGTAAAAGAAGTTCTGAAATTAAGCCAATGGAAGTGAGATTATATAATATCAAGTGACTTTAGTGTCTTTTTGAAAGACAGTAACGTTTTTTAGAACTTTTGAGGCCAAATATGAGACAAAATTAGGTTTTTGGGATGTTAATCTTTGCAGATTGTCAGAAGAAGTGGTTGTGTGAAAGGTTAAGGAAATAAAGAGAGATTTCTCCGTGAGTAACCGTCTCCAGCAGCAAACGGGAGCCTGATGGGAAGTGCTTATAATTAACGAAGGTGATTTCCTGCTGTGAATAGTCGGAGGGAAGTGATGGATTCCTGTATGGAGCAGATATGAGAGCAGCATTGTGTTCAACGTGTGATAAACATTACTCAGTGTTTAATGGAGCAGCTGGAAGAAGtgagtcacaaactccaccagactccatgtaaataatcagtacttttagcgtgtgtagagccagcatatttccacatgtaaatgggtgaattaagggtttatttcaaccaaaccagagtggtgattgttggaacagtggaaagatgaaccaagacggcttttgatagtttaatttagtttctgtccactttgaatgaagtgtgttttacgacgctaaaaattgtgattatttacatggagtctggtgggtttagcgaatgcaatCTGGCAGATGTTGTTGAGtattaaaaaaggatcttactctttaactaaaaggtctatctctgtagggatccatcccataatgttgtcagacacttagaataataatctgagtctgtcagcagcaacaacagaacttttagtgactctaactgctgctgaacattagtcctgtagggttacattacagtctggttcttgtttaatactggaaattcagagattgttgttccatcagtcactcagacacacaaacatggagacagagagtccaGGGTGCAGAACAGAAAACATGAGAGCTGGCAGCGTTGATCATTCCTCACATAACAGTCTGATAACTGTTAACACAGGATCTGATCTGCACCAAACTCTGCTCACATTTCACTTGATTCTAGGAGCTTATACTCTGCCTCTCCTTgctttagttactgttgctgtgTTGGACTTGAAGTCAACAGCGTCTTTGCATCGACTTCAGTTGTTTAAGCTGCTCAATGACACTGATTTCCAGCTGAGTCCTGGGAACTGTAGTCTTTAATTAAACAGACCTGCAGTTCCATTGGTTGACCAGAGGGGGGCGCCAAATACTAGGGATAAAATCTGAAGGATTTCAACTGCTCCAGAACAATAAactaattatgaataaataaaaagtaaacagATAAAGACATGGTTTAAAATGGCTTaaaatgtgtgtctctctgtgtgtttgtgtgtgtgtgtgtgtgtgtgtgtgtgtgtgtgtgtgtgtgtgtgtgtgtgtctctgagtgtgtgtgtgtgtgtgtgtgtgtgtgtgtgtgtgggggggtgtgtgtctctgtgtgtgtgtgtgtgtgtgtgtgtgtgtgtgtgtgtgtgtgtgtgtgtgtgtgtgtgtgtgtgtgtgtgtgtgtgtgtgtctccagattacatagaggagctgcagcagaacGTGACCCAGGTCGGCCACCAGATGGAGTCGTGTGTCAGCCTGAGGACGGCTGCAGAGAGCCAGATGTTGGCGTCTCAGAGTCAGACCAAAGCCTGCCAGTCCCAGCAGCAGTACCTCAACAAACAGCTGtgagtctctgtctctgtgtgtctgactgtgtctctgtgtgtctgactgtgtctctgtgtgtctgactgtgtctctgtgtgtctgactgtgtctctgtgtgtctgactgtgactctgtgtgtctgactgtgtctctgtgtgtctgactgtgactctgtgtgtctgactgtgtctctgtgtgtctgactgtgtctctgtgtgtctgactgtgactctgtgtgtctgactgtgactctgtgtgtctgactgtgactctgtgtgtctgactgtgactctgtgtgtctgactgtgtgtctgactgtgtgtctgtgtctgtatctgcagtcAGAAGTGTAAAGAGGACGCTGTCTCTGAAGACGCTAAGGAGACGACGCAGCTGCAGAAGGACCCGTCCTCAGCCTCGCCGCTCGCTGGGCTTCCTGCGCTGACGCTGCTCGTCTGCAGCACTCTGCACCTCATCACCTGTGAGTACAACGACCAATCACACGGCTAGAAATCCACCGCAAACTCCGGCTGGCCCCGCCCATCTATGTGACTAAAACAGAGACGTGTTTAGGCTCAAGGCGGAGATTTCCACGGGATGtcccccaatatttagaagaatGCTGTTTTATCAGATCAATGTGTAGTTAGTTGGATCAtaattagtcaaaatagaccactcacacacacacacacacacacacacacacacacacacacacacacacacacacacactcacacacacacacacacactcacactcacacacacacacacacacacacacacacccagacacacacgcacacacacgcacacgcacacacacacacacacacacacacacacacacacacacacacacacacacacacacacacacacacacacacacacacacacacacacactcacacacacacacacacacactcacacacacacacacacactcacactcacacacacacacacacacacacacacacccagacacacacgcacacgcacacacacacacacacacacacactcacacacacacacacacacacacacacacacacacacacacacacacacacacacacacacacacacacacacacacacacacactcacactcacacacacacacacacactcacacactcacacactcacacacacacgcacacgcacactcacactcacacgcacgtacgcacacacacacacgcacacacactcacactcacactcacactcacgcacacacacactcacactcacactcacacgcacacacacacacacacacacacacacacacacacacacacacacacacacacgcacactcacacgcacacacgtacgcacgcacacacacacactcacacacacacacacactcacacacacgcacacgcacacacacacacactcacacgcacacacgcacgcacgcacacacacacactcacacacacacacacacacacacacacacactcacacgcacacacgcacgcacgcacacacacacacacacacacactcacacactcatacacacacacactcacacacacacacacacacacacacacgcacacacacacacacacacacacacgcacacactcacacacacacacgcacgcacacacacacacacagacacacacgcatgtatgaacacacacacacacatgcatgcacgcacgcacgcacacacacacacgcatgtatgaacacagacacacacacacacatgcacgcatgcacgcacgcacacacacagacacgcacacacacacgcacgcacacatgcatgcatgtacgcacgcacgcacacacacacacacacacacacacacacacacacacacacacacacacacacacccagacacacacgcacacacacacacacacacacacacacacacacacacacacacacacacacacacacccagacacacacacgcacacacacacccagacacacacacacacacacacacacacacacacccagacacacacacaaacatcaggATGAAAGTTTGTGTTTTGGTGTTTTCAGGATCTGGCGCGGTGGCGACCTGTCAAATGCCGGCGAGCGCCGCGGTCCGGGCCGGAGGCGGAGCCCGGATGGACCAATGACTGCTGTACAAACTTCATGTGCACGTGACGAGCATGTCGCCATGGAGACGCTGACGCGATGGACGATTGGACAGAAACAGACGTTCACTGACTCGCTGCTGCTGCACTGACTACTTTCTTCACGGCTGCTTTGACTtcgctgctgctgctttctcacgtttcagcttcttaaatattcatattatatatatatatatatatatatatatatacataatattattatatattaaatgGAATCCTGCGTCGGTTCTTAGATTGGTTTAAATACGTCCTGCAGAGACTGAAGGTGTTTTCATAATGAGGTGTTTGACCCAGATTAAcgtaactgtgtctgtgttagggacatagagacagacagacagacagagagacagagagacagacagacagagagagagacagacagaaagacagacagacagagagagacagacagaaagacagacggagagagagagagagagacagacagacagacagacagacagacagacagacagacagacaggcggagaggcagacagacatacagacagacagacagacagagagacagacagacagacaggcagacagacagacagacagacagtaagaaGGTGGACATTAAGGAGCTTTTTCTGCATCTTTTGGAGTTTTTGACATATGAATTATGTTATTGTGAAGACCAGAAGTCTGTGTTCATTAACACGGTTAATACCCCGAAAACCCAGCGGCGTCCGGCGAGTGTTTACGGCGGGGAGATGGGGTCCAACACGTGGATTAATTCACCGCTGTTAAAGCTAAAGCTAAAGCTAAACGGTTAAAATAATATTGTCTTAGAAAGGCAGGACGTTACTCTTTAGTGTGACCCCGTTAGATTAACAACATCATTTATATTCACATTAACGTATGCTCTGACAGAAGGTCAGCCAGACGGCTCCGAGCACGGATACAGTTACCTTACTGACGTCACCgctaggcctcctgcacactggctgcacgttggaagcgtttccaggcaacatagaataggaaaagatgtttatatgtcgtttagacacaaatacatttaataaatgacatgttgatgtttgaaagtctcgaggttttgacatcaatgcagatataaatgtcatttaaaataataataattatcgattgtcaatccagaaggaaatattctggagccatTTCAGCGTCAGTCCTGCTGACGTTGTCTCTGCTGTAAccagatcagaatatatttatgttacgaggcagcagcagcagcagcgccgcgtcagacacctttctgacagaaaacgccacgcagacgccacgctcacgccacgctcacgccacgcagccagtgtgcaggacgCCTAAGACACGAAGAGACGCTTCTCAGCATGCACGATGGGTCTTTAGTCAGTTTACTAAATgatggaagggggggggggggtgaaatGTTTTCCTAATGGGTGTGAatgatttctgtgtgtgtgtgtgtgcgtgtgcgtgtgtgtgtgtgtgtgcgtgtgtgtgtgtgtgtgtgtgtgtgtgtgtgtgtgtgtgtgtgtctgtcagtatgtgtgtgtgtgtgaatgatttctgtgtgtgtgtgtgtgtgtgtgtgtgtgtgtctgtcagtatgtgtgtatgtgtgtgtgtgtgtgtgtatatgtgtgtgtgtgtgtgtgtgtgtatgtgtgtgtctgtcagtatgtgtgtgtgtgtgtgtgtgtgtgtgtgtgtgtgtctgtcagtatgtgtgtgtgtgtgtgtgtgtgtgtgtgtgtgtgtgtgtgtatgtgtgtgtgtgtgtgtgtgtgtgtgtgtgtgtctgtcagtatgtgtgtgtgtgtgtgtgtgtgtatgtgtgtgtgtgtgtgtgtgtgtatgtgtgtgtgtgtgtgtgtgtgtgtgtgtgtatgtgtgtgtgtgtgtgtgtgtgtgtgtgtgtgtgtgtgtgtgtgtgtgtgtgtgtgtgtgtgtgtgtgtgtgtgtgtgtgtgtgtgtgtgtgtgtgtatgtgtgtgtgtgtgtatgtgtgtgtgtgtgtgtgtgtgtgtgtgtgtatgtgtgtgtgtgtatgtgtgtgtgtgtgtgtgtgtgtgtgtgtgtgtgtgtgtgtgtgtgtgtgtaactttcTGATCTCTCAGCTCGACGCAGCAACGACTCGACttttagaagcttttatctatttttttttggagggggggggCTGGTTTGGGTTTTTTGggggaagggagggggggggagttgGGGGAGGAGAATGTTTTAATGAGAATAATAAACCTGAATAAACCTGAATCTGAGTTTCTAACATGTTTCCGTTGTGTCTTTTATGAAGTCTCTGAGTCGGTTGTTCTATTTAAcattttgtgttaaaaaaaaaaaaatatgtataaaataaattactCGAAATAGGCgccaaaaactttggaaaaaaactcaaaaaagcaacaacgTTTTATAACAGAGACACGTCAATATAGAAGTATGATTGTGAAGATGACGTAGAGGGAATATTACGCAGCGTCCTTCTtcctgtacgtacacaccgccgttaactgtacgtacacaccgccgctaactgtacgtacacaccgccgttaactgtacgtacacaccgccgctaactgtacgtacacaccgccgctaactgtacgtacacaatgccgttaactgtacgtacacaccgccgctaactgtacgtacacaatgccgctaactgtacgtacacaatgccgttaactgtacgtacacaccgccgctaactgtacgtacacaatgccgttaactgtacgtacacaccgccgttaactgtacgtacacaccgccgttaactgtacgtacacaccgccgctaactgtacgtacacaatgccgttaactgtacgtacacaccatcgcaaactgtacgtacacaatgccgttaactgtacgtacacaccgccgttaactgtacgtacacaccgccgctaaccgtacgtacacaatgccgttaactgtacgtacagttagcggcggtgtgtacgtacacaATGCCGTTAACTGCATGTACACAACGGcactaactgtacgtacacaccgccgttaactgcacgtacacaccgccgttaactgcacgtacacaccgccgtttactgtacgtacacaccggcgttaactgtacgtacacaccgccgctaactgtacgtacacaatGCCGTTAACTGCATGTACACAACGCCACTAACTGCACGTACACAATGCCGTTAACTgcacgtacacaccgccgttaactgtacgtccgCACCGCCGTTAACATTATGTccgcaccgccgttaactgtacgtacacaccggcTGTACACACCGGCTGTACACACCGCctgtacacaccgccgttaactgtacgtccacaccgccgccgacttgagctgtaaagaagctctggccgcccggtcgaggactcTTGTCAGAAAGtgcggggaagctgtttgaggctttggccgctctgacgtagcagcattctatgttcatcatggaaaaagatcaagcagccactgcacggccaatacactgacactagaaaccttttataaatgacatatataatgacagaatgtggattggttgttggtcgcagcggtgtctgttagcagttagctcgctcgttagccgctgaaccgcagcagcgtgcaggcagagcgagcagccgccagctgttgatccgtgcaggacttcaccgtgagcggactgtttagagaccatgtgaccggcaggtaacgttaactggtccctatacgcaaatatcataaatgatagggaacccagcaacggccacgatgagcttctcctcctttttctctgaactaatgttttggtaggaaccaaagtttacatcgtatgtttctctggaatcagccagcgtgaaggacgtctatattctgattggttgccgctgaaccgcgtcatagctcattaccataaagtttacctactttcaactttctgattgacgctccgGTCgatcaaaacgcccaaaacgtgacgccgacagatttgcggctccttgcagctgagagaagcagcttccattgaaaatgaatgacttcctgtatcctgacgtgaacatcattgaaaagctgcaaaccccgcgatgaagccatgatggaatcacatttttaaaaagttcccgcaatttcatcgcataaaattgcataaatatcccgcatattccatcacattttttaagaaaacgtgctgcctaatcaaggatttttttcccaaaacacacaaaaaaactccccatttttctggaaggactgagaaCAGAAGAACAGGATTATTGATCCGTTCAGTTCCCACAGATCAATATCTTCAGGATTCTGTGTGAGAGTCTGGAGGGCATTTTCTCACACTTCACAGTCAGTCAGGAGGAGCCCTGATTGGAGGGTTATGAGGTCAGCAGGGGGCGGGGCTTGTCACTGTAACAAGCCAATGATGAGTGGGCGTGGAGACGACGACTGATAAACATCTGAGCCAATCAGACGGCCCCGAGAGAGACGACAACAGTAACtggtcccagaggagagaaggggcGTATTTCAATtagtgattttgtgtgtgtgtgtgtgtgtgtgtgtgtgtgtgtgtgtgtgagtgtgtgtgtgtgtgtgtgtgtgtgtgtgtgtgtgtgtgtgtgtgagtgtgtgtgtgtgtgtgtgtgtgtgtgtgtgtgagtgtgtgtgtgtgtgtgtgtgtgtgtgtgtgtgtgtgtgtgtgtgagtgtgtgtgtgtgtgtgtgtgtgtgtgtgtgtgtgtgtgtgtgtgtgtgtgtgtgtgtgtgtgtgtgtgagtgtgtgtgtgtgtgtgtgtgtgtgtgtgtgtgtgtgtgtgtgagtgtgtgtgtgtgtgtgtgtgtgtgtgtgtgtgtgtgtgtgtgtgtgtgtgtgtgagtgtgtgtgtgtgtgtgtgtgtgtgtgtgtgtgtg
This sequence is a window from Sander lucioperca isolate FBNREF2018 chromosome 11, SLUC_FBN_1.2, whole genome shotgun sequence. Protein-coding genes within it:
- the si:ch211-1a19.3 gene encoding uncharacterized protein si:ch211-1a19.3 → MTSSSSSKARSVVLALLALWAVVSLVVIVVWATSPDLKGAAQCRSELQEANEKLAGAKVVYAQNKAALEDMVHAARDETARQTAEVILVLASLNATNATLQQSLQENAVLKGNISVLEEKVELLHQREANLTAHISLQDDYIEELQQNVTQVGHQMESCVSLRTAAESQMLASQSQTKACQSQQQYLNKQLQKCKEDAVSEDAKETTQLQKDPSSASPLAGLPALTLLVCSTLHLIT